A single region of the Actinoplanes sp. SE50/110 genome encodes:
- a CDS encoding SHOCT domain-containing protein produces MFDDNGSFLLATLEFFVFCAWFMCLFWVFGDLFRSRDLGGGAKTTWTVFLILLPIIGMLTYLIARGHDMSTRALEAQADARARQDAYIRTEAGSGTAGPTATEQITTAKELLDSGAIDRIEYEQLKAEALGTKAPSTTATGSH; encoded by the coding sequence GTGTTCGACGACAACGGCTCGTTCCTCCTGGCAACCCTGGAGTTCTTCGTCTTCTGCGCCTGGTTCATGTGCCTGTTCTGGGTCTTCGGCGACCTGTTCCGCAGCCGGGACCTGGGCGGCGGCGCCAAGACGACGTGGACCGTCTTCCTGATTCTCCTGCCGATCATCGGGATGCTGACCTATCTGATCGCCCGCGGCCACGACATGTCCACCCGGGCCCTCGAAGCCCAGGCCGACGCCCGGGCCCGGCAGGACGCCTACATCCGGACGGAGGCCGGCTCGGGCACCGCCGGCCCCACCGCCACCGAACAGATCACCACGGCGAAGGAACTGCTCGACTCCGGCGCCATCGACCGGATCGAGTACGAACAGCTCAAAGCCGAGGCGCTGGGCACGAAGGCGCCCTCGACCACCGCCACCGGCTCCCACTGA
- a CDS encoding UDP-glucose--hexose-1-phosphate uridylyltransferase, whose product MAAHRNDRTFMPPADRDPLAPTGPGGFPTEIAEADYDVVVFENRFPSFSPRNGGTADLVDGDPLWPVRPANGRTEVVCFSSAPKGSFGGLSPRRARTVLDAWISDTTPERTAARLRRIG is encoded by the coding sequence ATGGCGGCGCACCGCAACGACCGGACCTTCATGCCACCGGCCGACCGGGACCCGCTCGCCCCGACCGGGCCGGGCGGCTTCCCGACCGAGATCGCCGAGGCCGACTACGACGTGGTCGTCTTCGAGAACCGGTTCCCGTCCTTCTCACCCCGCAACGGGGGCACCGCGGACCTGGTCGACGGCGATCCGCTCTGGCCGGTGCGGCCCGCGAACGGACGTACCGAAGTCGTGTGTTTTTCGTCGGCCCCGAAGGGGTCGTTCGGCGGTCTGAGCCCGCGCCGGGCCCGGACCGTGCTGGACGCCTGGATCAGCGACACCACCCCCGAGCGGACCGCCGCCCGCCTGCGCCGGATCGGGTGA